Genomic segment of Hydra vulgaris chromosome 11, alternate assembly HydraT2T_AEP:
atattaataactatattacAGTTAGTATAATGCTTccattatataattattagtagTACATATTGCATTGTTCCTATTAATTcctataaaagtaaaaacttttaaatataaaataaatttttttatttgaacttttaaaattattttattcatatacattttgatgaaaaattccaataaataaatcatatgacgcaattatagtatttatagaaaacacacaaacaaaaaaacaattaaataaaacaaacaaaaaacaaaaaatacaaaaacaaaacaacagcaacaacaataacaataaaaaaacaaaacaaaaaaaaactactagttgaatgctattttaaatatttaaatgaaggAAATATAAGATTGTTATTTACATCCTTAGTAAAACCTCATCATGTATTTACATTCCCAATATGGGTTTGATGTTTATAAGAATCTGATTGAATAAGTATAACATAGAGCATCCTGTATACACTATGTAAAAGgtttatcatataaaaacataaaaaaaaatcatcatgcCAAGTCTCtacacttataaaaaaaaaaaaaaaaaatcatcatgcCATTTTTCAGTCgtgtgaaaaaattaattactatcTTTCTTAGTTACTTTGAGAAAGCTATCTTTGCGTAAAGTTTATAATACCAACAATGTTATCTGTCTCTTGTTGCAACtacgtaataaattttaattttttattatctagtaAAATCAATGCTACACATAAAATTAATTGGCAatgtcaaataaagaaaatccaTCAGACTTTCGTAATTTTCGAATGCTATATTATGAACAACTTGGTTTGCGAAATGTTGATCAGATGAAAGCATTAGaacatcttttaaaagaagACCCATTagatgttgataaaataaaaacgtttacGCAACAGTATTTACTACCATCTGTATATAGAGTTTATGTTTGGAAGGTTTTACTTGGAATAATTCCAGTTTATAAGGAGTCTGTAGACTTTGTTACTAATCATAGAAACCAACAGTTTCTAGATTTAAAGCAAGCATTGATTACAATGAAAATGGTTTCACCATGTTCACACTCACCTAAGACTGCTGTTTTAGCCATTTTGCTTGAACACGGCAATTTAAGCATACTACATAACACTCATGTAAAATATTATGCTATGAAAGTCTATATATTAAACTCAATTAGTGAAATTACTTTTCAATTAACACAGAATGAAACTGACACTTTTTGGATTGCTAAAGAAATAATTCATGCACAAGAAATGTTTCTTTCTGTGTTTGCAAAACTTCCGTATTATGTAAATTACTATCTTCAGGTTGAAGATCAACGTTTATTC
This window contains:
- the LOC100204955 gene encoding TBC1 domain family member 7, whose product is MSNKENPSDFRNFRMLYYEQLGLRNVDQMKALEHLLKEDPLDVDKIKTFTQQYLLPSVYRVYVWKVLLGIIPVYKESVDFVTNHRNQQFLDLKQALITMKMVSPCSHSPKTAVLAILLEHGNLSILHNTHVKYYAMKVYILNSISEITFQLTQNETDTFWIAKEIIHAQEMFLSVFAKLPYYVNYYLQVEDQRLFQHLSEIQLFKMLPYEKWFQTYFASVFAKSSECLNKIWDKLIAGSCHILVFVCVSLLLTYSIQLKELNCDKALKYVNRVLPQEDGQSVVDKAIELWEQHRKELTAKLATHS